The genomic DNA TAAAGGAATGAGGGGAGACTTTTGCTGctctgaaaataagaaaaatgatcaGAAATTGTAACATCTAAGGAGCTAAACATCAGTCAGAGTGTGAGGATACCACCAAAACAATCAGATACCAACCTGTAAATGAACCTTATCTTGATTAGATTAAAGAAATAGACGGCCCATAAATATATGGGTAATTCCAAATCTTTCTAGTGTTGACCATTCCTGAGATCTGTCCCATGCAGCACGCTTTTATGGGAGATATtttaaatgggaggatttctagAGCTAAAATTGTGAGAAATATCAAAACCATGTCATGTGAGGAAAAGCCAGACAAATCAGGATGAAAACATAGGATTGCATGATAACGGCTCTTAAGTGTCTGAAGTGTTTCCTGTCAAAATGGCCCTAGTGTGTAGAACAGAATGAATATGTAGAGACTGCACAGAAATAAGTTCCAGCTGATTACAAGAAAGGGCTGTTAGAGCATTGATCCCTCCAACAGTGGAACAAGAGAGCCAGAAGGTAATGAGATTTCCTAGGAATTGATCTGATAAGGGACTGAACGAAGCAATTTCTGAGGTCTCTTCCAAGTCTGGGAATTTATGACCTGTGATAGCtctgatataaatattttacCATAGTTCCTGAAGAGCGCTGATAAGATAACATGAATTGACTGACTATAATAAGATTCTCAGAAGTCATCATTATCACACAGATTTCAAAGCCCTCCATCATAATACAGAGAGTTGAATGGCCTACACATTTGTTTGTTGTACCTTCTATATGTTGTCCTCCTGTGATAAGgtgatgggatttttttttcccatagtATAGCCCAAATGTTTTCCATAATTGGGGAATCTAAAGTTGTTTTCCATACAGGCTTTAAGACAAATGGTTTGATTATGAAATAATCTTATGTGGAAAAAGAGaaagtggaaaaaatatataaatgatgtGATTTTCCACAGTGTATTTATTTGTTCAACATAAGATTACTGAGTGCCCACAATCTGCACATCATTGGCTTGGTAATACAGAGAGATAACAATATAAATAAGAGGACAGCTGCCCTTGAACTTACAAATAACAATGATAGTTTCTGTTATTAGGCTGCTAGTACTATAGATGAGCCATTGTGGTGTATACTTTACAttgtgatctcatttaatcctcacaactcctAGAACCAAGTAtaattgttattcccatttttcaaataaagaaattgGGACTCAGAGAAACTGCATATTGCCTACAGCATCACAGAACAACAAGATGGAATTATTCAAACCACACCATTTAATTTCAAAACTGATTTCACACCACTACACTGCCCTTCCTATGCATGTTATAATAACATGTTGAATATGCCAGTGACATCAGAAATAATTCAAAGCATTATTGAAGTTCGGAAAAGCAAAAGAGAATGATCGAAATAGCATGCTTGTTAACTGTTAGAAGAACAACACAGAGCCAGTCATGCCCTCCATGCTCTTAATATTTATGACCCCCGCTGATCTCATTCTTCATGCTTGTGACACCGAAGTGGACTTACATGAGTGCTTCTTATGGGAGCTACTGTTTCTACACTGAGGTAGAAACTTCAATGCCCCTGCTAAgtaataaaaaacactaaagttcAGCAACTTGATGCAAGGTCACATTTGCCTTTCTCTTTTCCACCTTCTTAGAAATGAACTAttcttagaaaagaaatggaatggaTAACATTTGAGAGTTATGTCGATTAATTAGAAGTTTAGAGGAAGCTAGACTGGTTTTTCTTGGATTTCACTTTAGCTCcttagaagagaaaataaatatggaaatagaGACTGGCTTGGTCTATTCATGCCCAAACTCAAGGAACTCCAACAGGTTATAATCACAAATTTTCTCATaccaccagaagccaggagtGCAATGATAAAACACCCTGTTTCCCACAAGTCCTTTGCTTCGTCTCCTGATTGGATGTGAATAGAGAAACCAGGGGTCAGGAGGACTTCGTGATCTGAGGCTTATCCTTGACACTGTCAAGCTCATGCCTATGTGAGGTCTTTGCTCCAAGGCCATGTTTTCTTTCTTGCTCCTGACAATTACTTTCTTCTCCAAACCCTcctaatatatgtatattaaccTGAGGATTGATAagattaagcatcttttcatgtgtctgttgttcaTGTGCATGTCCTCATTGGAGAAACGGGTATGCAAGTCTTTTTCCCAGTCATAATTAGattgtttgttttgttgctaTTGAGTTATAGGAGTTTCTGTCTATTCTGACATTAaattcttatcagatatatggtttgtaaatattttctccaattccaTAGGTGGGTTTTTCACTAGATTGTTTCCTTGGCTACACAGAGCTACTGGTCCTTCTCGGCACACCTCTGATGATGCCATCCCACCACTGCCACCCTCACCTGGACAGTAGTGCCtccccttatttttcttttttttttttggtatcattaatatacacttacatgagcaacactgtggttactagatccccccccattatcaagaccccaccacatagcccattacagtcactgtccatcagtgtagtaagatgctatagaatcactacttgtcttctctgtgttatactgccttccccgtgcccccctcatattatgtgtgttaattgtaatgcccctttttccccttattcctcccttcccacccacccttcccagtccctttccctttgataactgttagtccattcttgggttctatgagtctgctgctgttgtgttacatcactttttgttcttatactccacagatgagtgaaatcatttgataattgtctttctccacctggcctatttcactgagcataataccctctagctccatccatgttgttgcaaatggtatgatttgttttcttcttatggctgaataatattgcattgtgtataccTGCCACatattcttcatccattcatccactgatggacacttaggttgcttccatttcttggctattgcaaataatgctgtgataaacataggggtgcatatgtgtttttagaactgggctcctgcattcttagggtaaattcctaggagtgcaattcctgggtcaaatggtaagtctgttttgagcattttgatgtacctccatactgctttccacgatggttgaactaatttacattcccaccagcagtgtaggagggttcccctttctccacatcttcaccaacactggttgttgtttgtcttttggatgttggccatcctaactggtgtgaggtgatacctcattgtggttttaatttgcatttctctgatgattagtaatgtggagcatcttttcatgtgcctgttgaccacctgaatttcttctttgaagaagtgtcttttcagatcctctgcccattttttaattggcttatttgctttttgtttgttgaggtgcatgagctctttgtatattttgtatgtcaaccccttatcagatatgtcatttatgaatatattctcccatactgtaggatgccttttctcctactgatggtgtcctttgctgtacagaagctttttagtttgacatagtcccacttgttcatttttgcttttgtttcccttacacgtggagatgtgttcatgaagaagttgttcatgtttatattcaagagagttttgcctatgttttcttctaagagttttatggttttttacttacattcaggtctttggtccattttgagtttacttttgtgtatggagttagacagtaatccagtttcattcccttacatgtagctatccagttttgacaacaccagctgttgaagaggctgtcatttccccattgtatatccatggctcctttatcatatattaagtgaccatacatgcttgagtctctggactctctattctgttccactggtccatgggtctgttcttgtgccagtaccaaattgtattgattactgtggctttgtagtagagcttaaaattgggaagtgagatccccccagctttattcttccttctcgggattgctttggcttttgggggtcttttgtggttccatatgaattttagaactattttttccagttcattgaagaatgctgttggtattttgatagagattgcactgaatctgtagattgctttaggcaggatggccattttgacaatattaattcttcctagccaagagcatgggatgaatttccatttattagtgtcatctttaatttctcttaagagtgccttgtagttttcagggtataggtctctcacttccttggttaggttctttcctaggcattttattctttttaatgcaattgtgaatggaattgtttccctcatttttctttctgctagttcatcattggtgtatagtaatgcaacagattcctgtgtaataattttgtatcctgcaactttgctgaattcctatatcggttctagtagttttggagtagtttctttagggctttttaagtataatatcatgtcatctgcaaacagtgacagtttgacttcttccttaccaatctggatgccttttatttctttgtgttgtccgatacccatggctaggacttccagtactatgttgaataaaagcagggagagtgggcatccttgtcttgttcccagtcttagaggaaaagctttcagcttctcgctgttaagtataatgttggctgtgggtttgtcatatacgcctttattatgttgaggtacttgccctctctacccattttgttgagagtttttatcatgaatggatgttgaattttgtcgaatgcttcttcagcaactatggaaatgaccatgtggtttttgtacttctttttgttgatgtggtggatgatgttgatggattttcgaatattgtaccatcctgcatccctgggatgaatcccacttgatcatggtgtatgatcccttgatgtatttttgaattcagtttgctagtattttgttgagaatttttgcatctatgttcatcagggatattggtctgtaattttctttttttgtggggtctttgcctggttttgtgttagagtgatgctggcttcatagaatgagtttgggagtgttctctcctcttttattttttgggaaactttaaggagaatgggtattatgtcttctctatatgtctgataaaattcggtggtgatgcctcaacacccaaaaaggaaataacctgattaacaaatgggcagaggatatgaagagacagttctccaaagaagaaattcagatggccaacagacacatgaaaagacgctccacgttactaatcatcagggaaatgcaaattaaaaccacaatgagatatcacctcacaccagtaaggatggcgagcattgaaaagactaaaaacaacaaatgctggctagtatacagagaaagggcaaccctcctacactgctggtgggaatgtaaggtagttcaaccactgtggaaagcaatatggaggttcctcaaaaaactaaaaatacaaataccatttgacctgggaatcccactccatggaatttacccaaacaatacaatttctcagtttcaaagacatatgcacccctatgtttattgcagcactttttacaacagccaagatatggaagcaacctaagtgtccatcagtagatgaatggataaagaagatgtggtacatatacacaatggaatactattaggccataagaaagaaacaaatcttaccatttgcaacaacatggatggatctggaggacattatgctcagtgaaataagcaaggcggagaaagacaaatgtcagatgatttccctcatttgtggagtataacaatgaaacaaaactgaaggaacaaaatagcagcagactcagagactccaagaagtgactagcagttaccaaaggggagaggtgtgggagggtgggtggggagggagggagaaggggattgaggggtattatgtttagtacacatggtgtggggggtcacggggagaacagtgtagcacagagcagGCACATAGAGtatctgcggcatcttactacactgatggacagtgactgcaatggggtgtgggtggggactagataatatgagtaaatgtagtaaccacatggttttttcatgtgaaaccttcataacagcgtatatcaatcatactttaataaaaaatttttttaaatattcagtggtgaatccatctggtccaggagttttgttcttgggtagttttttgattaccaattccatttgattgctggtaattggtctgtttagattttctgtttcctcctgggtcagtcttggaaggttgtatttttctagaaagctgtccatttcttctaggttatccagtttgttagcatgtaatttttcatagtattctctaataattctttgtatttctgtggtgtccattgttatttttcctttctcatttctgattctgtttatatgtgaagattctcttttttttcttaataagtctggctaggggtttatctattttgtttattttctcaaagaaccagatcttggtttcattaattttttctgttgtttcattcttttcaattttatttgtttctgctctaatctttattacgtccctccttctactgattttggacctcatttgttcttctttttccagtttcaataattataaatttacactattcatttgggattgttcttccttctttaaatagagtGCCTCCCCTTCTACACCTAGTAGCCAAACCTCGAGGACCTCATTGCAGGATCCTCTTTCCACTCTCCTTTCCAGCACCTTCCACTCCATCTACACTGAATCACCATTTCTCATGACTGTCATATCCATGCTTTACAATTTTCAGTTGTGTTTTCTAATAAACTTCCCTTTCCTTAGATATCTTTACTCTCCTATACTTTCTCTCCATGAGTTCTTGACTGACTCTCAAAATTGAAAATGCATTCcctctttaaaatataattgtcTAATTTATACATTTCATAtgactttaattttctttataatcATGTTACATATACTTATACCATACCATGAGCTTCTGAATATTGCACCCATATATGCAACTCAATACCTCAGGAGTCACTAAgtgtaaatataaatgaatgaatgaatgaaaggcttCCTACCCTCACTTTTATAACTACTTCACTCAAAATTTCCTTCACACTTTCTTGTGAatttactggaaaaaaatgtgattttttattccatttctacTGAAAATAGCATAGAATCCCACaaacttcctctgcctttttctcCCCCAAAATATGATTTAATTCAGCGCAACTCTTGGTAATTAGAAATTAAGTTGTAGATATTTATGTGAAGAGACTttgtaaaaggagaaaaagagcacAGTTCCTAATACTTCTAGTTTCTAAGCCCAGCCCTGATTAGATTGGGCCACGGCTCACAGTGTGAGCTAATATATTGTCAATACGATCCTTCCTTCTGCCTCTGCAACTCTCCACAGACAAAAGCCATTAGCTCGATGACCTGGGGAAATCGCTCAGTGTTGATGGAGTTCGTGTTCCTGGCCTATCCCTCCCACCCAGAGCTGCGTGTCTTGTCCTTCCTTGGAGTCAGCCTGGTGTACACACTGATCATCAGTGGGAACGTGCTAATTGCGGTGGCCATCCAGAAAGAAGCCCGcctgcacacacccatgtactatTTCCTGGGCAGCCTCTCAGCAGTAGAAGTGTGCTACACGGCTGTGGTGGTGCCGCACATCCTGGCCGACATCCTACAGTCGGAGAAGACCATCACCCTCCTGGGCTGTGCCACTCAGATGGTTTTCCTCATCGGACTGGGCAGTGCCGATTGCTTCCTCCTGGCAGCCATGGCCTATGACCGGTACGTTGCGATTTGCCGCCCCTTGCGGTACCCTCTCATCGTGACTCTAACTCTGTGCGCCCGCTTGATTGTGACCTCAGTGGTCACTGGTTTGGGCCTGTCCTCACAACTGGTGGCCTTCATCTTCTCTCTGCCCTTCTGCCGGGCTCGGGGTATCGAGCACTTCTTCTGCGATGCGCCGCCCGTGATGCGTCTTGTCTGTGCCAACAGCCACATCCACGAGCAGTCGGTGCTGGTGGCGGCCACACTGGCCATCGCCGTGCCTTTCCTCCTTATCGCCACCTCCTACGCCTTCATTGTGGCTGCTGTGCTCAAAATCCGCTCGGCAGCTGGCCGCCACcgggccttctccacctgctcctcgCACCTCACTGTGGTCCTGCTGCAGTATGGCTGCTGTGCCTTCATGTACCTGCGCCCCAGCTCCAGCTACTACCCCCAGCAGGATCAGTTCATCTCGCTGGTGTACACCTTAGGGACCCCACTGCTCAACCCCCTTATCTACACCCTGAGGAACAGTGAGATGAAGGGGGCCATAGGGAGAGTTCTTACCAGGGATTGTGTCTCCCAGAAGTGCTAGGATAGGGTAGGCCTATCAGCAAGGGTTCCAGTTCATGCAAATCCCCATGCAACTGAGATTTCTCTCTGTTAATGTTAAAACTGATCTTTAAAGATGGTACAAATGTCCTACATACTATTTAGCTATGTGTACCAGAGACCTTTAAAGTGTTTCTAGAGAAACATTTCAAGAGAAATTTGACTCAGTCACTTCTCTTCTGGAAAAGAAATTAACACATCAGCGTGACATAAAAGAAAGCAACAAGCATAAGATTACATCTCAGGTATCAGCTGGAAACAGATAGGTCATTCAGTAGGTTTTATCTGAAATAATGTAATAAAAAGATTCTGTGCAGAAGTATGAGTAAGGGAACCAATAAGGGGTGGCAGGGCACTTGCATTCTAGCAACAGCAAGAAGCCATCACCACCCCTAGACCTCACAGGCAAGCAGAGGAACAGTGTTTCTTGAGACCAGTGAGAGCAGATATTCCAAGAGAAAACACTTGGTAGGAAGTCTGGCTTTAGGGAAAAAAGCAACTATTAACAGAACTATGGCCATGCCAGGAAAAAGCAGGAAGATAAATACTCCAATCTCTTCCTGCTTGTACCCGCCTATCTCTTGTCTTGTTCCTACTGGCCACACCCAGCTGGAAGCAAGAGAACAGAGATTGAGTGATTCTATTCTCAGAAGTTAGCCTTTTGAGACAGGGTAGAGCAGAGAAGGACTCTGAGAGTTAGGGGCAAACAGAATAATCAGAAAAAGattttttattatagtattttatgtaacaatgaaaatatgtttataatCCAATTTCCCCACAATAAAGTATTGACTAAACAATTATTGTATGAAAGAATCTTATGTAAccttaaatttatgtttttgaatACTAGTTATTTGTAAGAGCTAACATGAATTGCTTACTGTGCaccataaatttatatatattctctTAATCTTTGAAAATCCTCTGAGGTAAAATTGTTCTTATTCTATTT from Manis pentadactyla isolate mManPen7 chromosome 9, mManPen7.hap1, whole genome shotgun sequence includes the following:
- the LOC118909738 gene encoding olfactory receptor 10W1, with protein sequence MTWGNRSVLMEFVFLAYPSHPELRVLSFLGVSLVYTLIISGNVLIAVAIQKEARLHTPMYYFLGSLSAVEVCYTAVVVPHILADILQSEKTITLLGCATQMVFLIGLGSADCFLLAAMAYDRYVAICRPLRYPLIVTLTLCARLIVTSVVTGLGLSSQLVAFIFSLPFCRARGIEHFFCDAPPVMRLVCANSHIHEQSVLVAATLAIAVPFLLIATSYAFIVAAVLKIRSAAGRHRAFSTCSSHLTVVLLQYGCCAFMYLRPSSSYYPQQDQFISLVYTLGTPLLNPLIYTLRNSEMKGAIGRVLTRDCVSQKC